Proteins from one Pongo abelii isolate AG06213 chromosome 19, NHGRI_mPonAbe1-v2.0_pri, whole genome shotgun sequence genomic window:
- the SOCS3 gene encoding suppressor of cytokine signaling 3, which produces MVTHSKFPAAGMSRPLDTSLRLKTFSSKSEYQLVVNAVRKLQESGFYWSAVTGGEANLLLSAEPAGTFLIRDSSDQRHFFTLSVKTQSGTKNLRIQCEGGSFSLQSDPRSTQPVPRFDCVLKLVHHYMPPPGAPSFPSPPTEPSSEVPEQPSAQPLPGSPPRRAYYIYSGGEKIPLVLSRPLSSNVATLQHLCRKTVNGHLDSYEKVTQLPGPIREFLDQYDAPL; this is translated from the coding sequence ATGGTCACCCACAGCAAGTTTCCCGCCGCCGGGATGAGCCGCCCCCTGGACACCAGCCTGCGCCTCAAGACCTTCAGCTCCAAGAGCGAGTACCAGCTGGTGGTGAACGCAGTGCGCAAGCTGCAGGAGAGCGGCTTCTACTGGAGCGCAGTGACCGGCGGCGAGGCGAACCTGCTGCTCAGCGCCGAGCCCGCCGGCACCTTTCTGATCCGCGACAGCTCGGACCAGCGCCACTTCTTCACGCTCAGCGTCAAGACCCAGTCTGGGACCAAGAACCTGCGCATCCAGTGTGAGGGGGGCAGCTTCTCTCTGCAGAGCGATCCCCGGAGCACGCAGCCCGTGCCCCGCTTCGACTGCGTGCTCAAGCTGGTGCACCACTACATGCCGCCCCCTGGagccccctccttcccctcgCCACCTACTGAACCCTCCTCCGAGGTGCCCGAGCAGCCGTCTGCCCAGCCACTCCCTGGGAGTCCCCCCAGAAGAGCCTATTACATCTACTCCGGGGGCGAGAAGATCCCCCTGGTGTTGAGCCGGCCCCTCTCCTCCAACGTGGCCACTCTTCAGCATCTCTGTCGGAAGACCGTCAACGGCCACCTGGACTCCTATGAGAAAGTCACCCAGCTGCCGGGGCCCATTCGGGAGTTCCTGGACCAGTACGATGCCCCGCTTTAA